attttgcaaaaatcttctcaatattttttttgttctaTAAAAGAGCGATATTAAACAAACAAATGTAATACTTCCTCATTGCAAAACATGCTATCATAGcttagatttaaaaaaaaaatgtctcCTATGTGACTGACAAACAAGTAGTAAGCTCCTAGATCAGACGTCTGACTTATCTTAAACTATACTACTGATATCATCTGCAAGAGAATCTTCCCCtatcaaaataaaaaggattttattaagaaaaggAAGTAATGGGGGCGTAGCTCAGATGGTAGAGCGCTCGCTTAGCATGCGAGAGGTACCGGGATCGATGCCCGGCGCCTCCAAAATCTTTTTGAATCCTTTCACCAAATGTAGATCACATTGCACCTTCGCATTGACACTTGCATTTAATCAGATCGTGGGGGGCGTAGCTCAGATGGTAGAGCGCTCGCTTAGCATGCGAGAGGTACCGGGATCGATACCCGGCGCctccaaccttttttttgaaagaatataaaaacaaaatgattcttttttatatgtacaaagAAGGGTAGAACTGAGTGTCAGTCATATTAATACTATTAAATCTATGTCAACATCAACATCATGAATATATGACAATGATCGTGAAAGGATTAACAAAAATACTTATTGAGATTCAAGTATTACCTGATAATAACTCAATGGATTAGAGGGTGGAGGTACATTGGGATCCACCAATTCCATGTTATGCAACCAAGGTAACAAATACTGAAGTAGCAACTGTCGGACCTCCCTTCTGGCTGTTTGAAATCTGTGTGTAATTTCTGAAAATCATAAACAATAATGATGTATTAAACTGTGAATAAATGTATTATGAAACGCGTGGCTTTGTACACTAGTCGTTACATTTCTTTGGTAAAATATTAGTTGAACTTAGGACACGTTTGCATTATGGTATTTAGGTCAGTTTCATTGCTATCTTTAAACGGATTGTTCATTTCGCGATTGAACCTATTGAAGTGTTGCTAGCAGCAGGCATTCATACTACTTAACAAGTTTATTGGCATACTgaataaacaataaacaaaattttgttcTTATTTTTTGATAAGCTCAATTTACGAATATGGTACTCCGACAAAATGATCTGTTTTAATACATGTAGAGGGTTGTCTGAATTCTGTACAATAACATCATTTGTCATCGTTCATTAGAAGCGGGGCTTGAAATCGGCCTGTCAAAATGTATTTTCTATGCAAACATGCAAACTGGAGAAAGGGATATTAGGTTGAGTTATAAATGGATGAATTATTTCTAGCTGGCTGCTAGCAAAAGGTTCGACCTGTTCAATGTAGTCCAACTTACAAATGTTGCACTCTGTAAACATTGTTCGGTACACACGCCAATAGATGATTACACAAGTCATATTTATGCCTTCCTCGAATAATCATCACtctattttaacccttttctgAATAGTCTATTTATCTTCATTAAGGATATCATCATTTGTGTAAAGAAAGTAGGAGTCCAATGGATTCACCTTGACCGAATAAGAGTTAATCAACAGGTAAATAGACCCCTCGTATAAGAAGATTAATAATGGACCTAATAAAAAACGTGGACGATTCCACTTACAATGGATGGATTATTGGAAGACTCAATGATCTATATATAATACCATGAAATACCATCTCTTTCTTCTCATACTTTGTACAAAGtcagaaaataagaaaaaaataaaaatacgaatGATAACGCGTTCAATCACCTCAGATGATTCCTTTTCTGTTCTCCGAAACACCTGTATTTGTGAATGCAACAAAATCAATCAGAGATAAATGAAACAGTTAAATTAAGTGAACTGATAAGTGCACAGTTATGTAAATACTAGCAAGTGTATCTTCAACTTCTAAAAGACatcattttaaagaaaataagctCACCACTGAACATAGGCATCGTCAGCTCCGGATGTAACTGAGCGAGTTGACGAGAAAGATACATTTGATTGCGACAATAGGTGGTCGATAGAAGAACATCAAGAGTGCCACCCCTAATTGTACCACTTGAGGACATTCCACCGATGGGATTACTTTGTGGTCCTGCGGCAGAGGTGGCTGTGGTTGATGAACCGCCTACAGGATCATCCTGACCTAAAACAAGAAATGatagaattataaaaattgctAGTAATTTAAGTATCAATTATGCAAGTTATTGTAAGCAGGTACAAAGTGTGAGTACAATCTTTCAACGTTAAATAAgaagtttcttatttttttcatatcgGGTGTTTCACGTAACCGACCAGAATTCATATACTGCCATGGTGCGCAGAAGCTAGATCCATCGGAGTTTATCAGGAACAGTTGCCGATGCACCATGCAGAAATAGTCGAGACGGCATCTCGAGGTATACCGTTTATCTTCATCATCTCTTATCGAggacatttttctttcaaaaataaGCTCTATTTAGTGTGAAGTTTCTATTACTGATAAAAGTTTTGAATAGAAACGATGCGTggcaaaaattttaaaatatttaaacaaacgTTTTAGTAAGTCTATTTCTATTCATAGCTTCTGCTgttaaaattacaaacaagTGAATCACGTTGACGTTTCTTCATTATGGAACATTGATAagtgataaaaaatataataaaaattgtttgaaatactTGTGTGAAGacattaaaaatgataaatgaaaaatgcacTTAAGTTTGTGAAACTCTAAACTGAACGTTCATTTGATGATGAAAATAGATGAAAGTCTCGCGGAATgttctaattaaaaatgttcagAATTTAGCGTGAGTGAAATCGTAAACGCATTTCTCCGAGGCTTGCAATAAAAGATGGACTTCTTTATCAACCTTTGAAGACGTCCAGAGAATTTGGCAACACTCCAGCACAGTTTTTCATAGAACGTTAAATAAACTTTGAACGCTTCTGTTCGTGGCATGAAATTTCCTCGATTGCTCAGAGAAGCCACAAACAGTTCAACCACTTATACGGTACGAgcatgaaaaaataaacagatAAAATAGCGGTTGGAGAATCGGTAGAACTGTGAATTAGAACTATGTTACAGTAACGAAACAAATAAAAGGATCACCTGTTGCAAGAATGATAAAACCTGAACAAGCAACAAGTATTCTAAAAgattttatgatttttttacAGCCTACATTAACGAACTACTTTTGTTTTGATATCTCCCTATTGGAAATATTGggtaacatttttttttaagtctTTAGATAAAACAAAAGACATCAAGGCTATATGTTATATATGAACGATAAGAAACCCTTTCAGAGGATGAGTTTTATTTGgcgaaaagaaaatattttcgtaCGCAACACGTCATCGCGAACGCATCCTGCGTTTCAACTATAAAAATCGATGAATCCTCCTGTTTGAGAGCACCTCACAAAAATGGCTCATACACAAAGAGACCTCGTGGAGTTCAACTTAACGGAGAACGTGTTACGTAGCGTCCAGTTATATTACACACCCATGCTCGTTTACTTCGGTTCTCTAGGAAATTGCCTCTCTGTGATAGTATTCTTTGGAACGAAATTATGCCAATATTCGTCGAGCATCTATCTCGGCGCGTTAGCGATCAGCGATACAGGCTTCCTGGTATCCGTCTTCGTGGTCTGGTTGAACCTTGTAGAGGTCGGCCTGTTCAATCAACAGGGTTTCtgtcaatttttcatttacttaACCACCCTTTGCAGCTTCATGAGCGTTTGGCTCGTAGTGGCATTTACCGTAGAGAGGTTTATAGCTGTTCAATATCCTCTCTATCGTCAATCAATGTGCACAGTGGCCAGGGCGAAAGCTACGGTCTCCATATTGACTACATTAGGTGTTGTTCTGTGCAGTCCAGTTTTATGGTTCTCAGCACCACGGCTACAGTACGGTAAAAATGGCAACGTGACCGAGTGCCATTTAGCTGAGGGGCTTGAATCATGGGCGATCGTTTATAACATGATCGACACGGTGCTGACTTTCGCGATACCCTTCACCGTGATCATTATTCTGAACGTGTTGATTGCACGGGCTATCTATAGGCATatcaaaattagaaaatctCTAACCAACGAGCCGAGTATCATGAAGGAGAAACAACCGCAAGCGCAAAGCTTCCGGAACAATCTGGCGCAGACCAAAATCACTAAGATGCTTCTCGTCGTCTCTAGCGCTTTCCTGTGCTTTAATCTTCCAGCGTATGTCTTGAGGATTTATGCTTTCCTACATGTACGTGTCAGTAACTATTAGAaacaaatgaattatttaatgattcgtACGAGCTGGTTGATATTggatgtataaaaatatagtttCAGAGGGAAAGCAACTTAAGCCATGTACGATCGCTGGAATTGGCGCAACAGGTTTGCAATTTGTTGTTCAATACCAACTTTgggattaattttattctgtaTTGCGCGACGGGCCAGAATTTTCGAACAGCGATACGGTGCATGTTTTTAAAGCGATTTCGCAGAAAAAACAGAGCTGTGATGCAGGTGTCGAATCACGAAATGCAAAATGGTAAGTTGTACCGTAGATAAATTACTGTTTCATTAAGAAGATTATCTTTCGTGTATTTTCAGTTTCAAACTATGTACGATCAAGTACGACAACCACGGTACAACGACATCCAAGAGGGTTCACGGAACCGTGGCAAGAATTCCATGAGCTAAATGTCATCTCAGAGTAAATCGCTGTACAACTAAAGCACAACTTAGTGATTGGAATTCGCACACAATCGAACAGATAGATTTGACAAACTTACTGGTCTCCGGTTCTGTAGCCGGAAGAGGACCCACGTTCCCAAAAAATCTTTGATCCAGCAGCTGAAGAAGTTGGAGCGCTGCGTCGTGAACAGGAGCACGGGGGCAACCCGTACTCATTAGGGTAACGTTGATGATGCTTGTGTAATGATCGCAGGGATATTCTCTATGAAACAACATTAAAGACATTTTATGCTATATTCATATACTACAGAGGAAATGAAatcttttataatttgatatcacatttaaaataaaatctttttaatttaaaatatttcaatgtttaGAAATACGTGTAGGTTACTAACCTTGCGCTAAAAATTGTTGCCAAGGCGAGGAAACAACCATCGGCTACTTGTGGAGCTCCCGTGTAACACCGGTCGACCACCCAGTCGAGAAGAGTTCCAATATCAGGGTTACATTCCAATAGTAACACTACTGTTTCACGAGCAAGGGCataaatctgaaatttttgttATCGAACATGTGTAGTAATCCCTTAAGAAAGCtacattaaaaaatgaattgttaACGTGAAATTTACTTTCTCATCCTTGCTGGCTAATAGCAAATCTAACCACTGATACAATATAGCTCCTTCTTCTGAAAGCGATTGAGAATTGAAGCAAGGACCACAACACAATAGTCCGCTCATAGCCTGTAACGCTGAAAGCTGTAATTCTGTACaagatttttcttcttcgtgtaaCGATGATGTACTCGCAAGTGGTCGTCCATAGGGACCTGCCCAACTGGCGAACAACATGAACAAATTCCGTCTTAAATCTCTCTTCAGTAATGTATGACATGTTTCCACTAAAGCATTAAAAGAATAAGGTGTAAGTTATAACGAACAAACTcctaaaaaaatatttctctacTTATAAATGACTTACAAGAAAAACTCTTGATCATTTTTCTCATGAAATTACAGAAATGTAGTTTAATATCACGAACTGCAGGTGCTTCTTTGTCGGTTTCGTTCTCTAAATATAAACGTGCACCGTCGATATATTCAACGAACGTTGGATGAAGCGATTGTGTTTCACGATCTAACACCGCAGGACTATAAAAACATACGAATAGAattaatttaatgattaaCTTATGAAAACGAATCACGAAGAAACGCGTCGAGCTGACTGATAACTAACCAAATACCAAACGTTCCGTACTCGGCAATTAATTCTAATACTCTTACAAGCTGTAATCGTAATGCATCTCTTCGTCTTCGACGTCTCATATTTTCTTGCTTACGGTCAACTGCTTCGCGTATATAAGGAACTAATTCTTCCATTAAGTCTCTAAAAAGTAGCAATCATTGTTAGGAATATTTCTGGTTAAATAATTTCGCGGTTTACTTACTTTAAAGCATCAGCATTCACTTTGCCGATTGCTTGTACAGCAGCATCTCTAACATCAACTACTTCGCACCTTAGTAGAGGTACCGTCAATTTGTACAAAGCTGCGGGGCTCGCATTTGTACCGGGTGATTTGTTATCACCCCGTTCGGCGGAAAGACTATCGGGTGATGAACTatcgaagaaaatttttaatgtttcatacatattaaataaattcccTATTTGATTGCTATGTGTTatagatataaaaaatgttgtgCAATTAATTAATAGGTTTAGTTCTTTTATTAAAGTGATCGGGAACGGTCGagtgaataaaaatacacATAATCGGTGTTAAATAACACCTTAATTAACATCCAATAAACGACTTAGAAATGAAGAAAGTTTCATATAATAGAGATATAGTGCAAATTTACCAACGACCGTTTAATCCCGGGTGACATCGAAGCATGGTCGTTCGCAATGGTTAATTAGGCTCACCTGGTCCGCTTATGCCTGGTGTAGATGCCGGAAATGGACGGAACGGAGAAGCGACCCGGTAGGGTCTGTGCCCCACCGAGATTCTCCAGGCTCTGACTCAACTCCTTACTCATGCACAACACACCAAACTCCACCGTATGCTGACCACTAGAGTATGCAATACAGTGTACCACCAATGCTCCTTGTATCAGACATTATTTACTGCTCAGAAAGTACTACTCTAAGATCCAGATGTACATGTGCGATACAGTGACGTGTAGCATGCGAGGTAGATAAATGTTACAGAAAAATAAAGCGAAATGTGCGTTTAGGAAACAGAGATACGTTAACTTCAGTCCCGCTCCCGAGTGCAAAGCACGACTTGGTACAAATTGGTGCTTCCctggttttttaaatgaaacaccTTGTGTTACTGATTTAAAACGGACAGTTTTTTGGAGATGATGTGCATAATTCACATGAGATTAGACATTCTTACATCTTATCAATTATTAGAGATACAAATGCCACGTGCGTGCCACAGCAGAGATTTTGCATGTCATAACGTGGAGTTAACTTAATAGTTCACATAGTGTTACACTGTAATTTTGATTAGAGAACTTTGAGACAAACAAACATCGGTACTCATCATATGTTTCCGTGGTACACAACAGACATAAGCAGACATGACCCAACACCAATTAATACCAAATAATT
This region of Osmia bicornis bicornis chromosome 5, iOsmBic2.1, whole genome shotgun sequence genomic DNA includes:
- the LOC114882777 gene encoding thyrotropin-releasing hormone receptor, which gives rise to MAHTQRDLVEFNLTENVLRSVQLYYTPMLVYFGSLGNCLSVIVFFGTKLCQYSSSIYLGALAISDTGFLVSVFVVWLNLVEVGLFNQQGFCQFFIYLTTLCSFMSVWLVVAFTVERFIAVQYPLYRQSMCTVARAKATVSILTTLGVVLCSPVLWFSAPRLQYGKNGNVTECHLAEGLESWAIVYNMIDTVLTFAIPFTVIIILNVLIARAIYRHIKIRKSLTNEPSIMKEKQPQAQSFRNNLAQTKITKMLLVVSSAFLCFNLPAYVLRIYAFLHFQRESNLSHVRSLELAQQVCNLLFNTNFGINFILYCATGQNFRTAIRCMFLKRFRRKNRAVMQVSNHEMQNVSNYVRSSTTTTVQRHPRGFTEPWQEFHELNVISE